The following coding sequences are from one Helicoverpa zea isolate HzStark_Cry1AcR chromosome 4, ilHelZeax1.1, whole genome shotgun sequence window:
- the LOC124629845 gene encoding uncharacterized protein LOC124629845 isoform X8 yields MSDIKSLIKKRASIKAKLTQFSSYLNISKSCEQLSEVQIVEVEYRLNTIENLYDKYDVLQADMEEMVDDPSEQYAEREEFEKQYYSLVAAARQLISNARKQASGNSIAEVDVSCSKHTHKHNSIRLPKIDLPKFSGSYHDWLEFRDTFISIIHDNDSIDNINKLHYLRASLKGSASLIIDNLDFRSDNYDAAWKLLCDRYDNKRLLVNNHVQSLFNVQSISKESSNSLRHIVDTTNKNLRALATLGQPVEYWDTLIIYIMTCKLDQVTNREWEEHRNSLSEPPTLAVFIEFIRNRADLLETLEESKSLFTKGEGVHVNNIKQSKHSSGSSETSRSPLSCPMCQKDHFIFQCDKFKSLPVQSRISKAQTSNVCLNCLRPGHNIYKCKLGHCKYCREKHNTLLHFDRDTVVPNQPTSTLASINHLSTSRVVLLSTALVNVSDAEGNVHTARILLDNGSTTNLMSQELARKLNISTYTVESKDTSVDHV; encoded by the exons ATGTCTGACATTAAAAGCCTTATTAAGAAACGTGCTTCAATTAAAGCAAAGCTCACGCAATTTTCTTCATACTTGAACATTTCCAAGTCATGTGAACAGTTGAGCGAAGTCCAGATTGTTGAGGTTGAGTATAGACTTAATACTATCGAAAATCTATATGATAAATACGACGTGTTACAGGCCGACATGGAAGAGATGGTGGACGACCCTAGCGAGCAATATGCGGAGCGTGAGGAGTTCGAAAAGCAGTACTACAGCTTGGTGGCTGCAGCACGTCAGCTGATCAGCAATGCTCGCAAGCAAGCTTCAGGGAACTCCATAGCCGAGGTTGATGTTTCTTGTTCTaagcacacacacaaacataattcTATTCGTTTGCCTAAAATTGACCTTCCTAAGTTTTCCGGCAGCTATCATGATTGGTTAGAGTTTAGAGACACTTTCATTTCTATAATACACGATAACGACAGCAtagataacataaataaattacattatcttCGTGCGTCCTTAAAGGGTAGTGCTTCCTTGATTATTGACAATCTTGACTTTAGATCAGATAACTACGACGCTGCCTGGAAGTTGCTCTGTGATAGATATGATAATAAAAGGTTATTAGTTAATAACCACGTTCAATCACTTTTTAATGTGCAGTCCATCAGCAAGGAATCAAGTAACTCATTAAGACATATTGTTGAcaccacaaataaaaatttaagagCGTTAGCTACACTGGGTCAACCTGTTGAGTACTGGGACACACTGATCATTTATATAATGACATGTAAACTTGACCAGGTGACAAACCGAGAGTGGGAGGAGCATAGGAATTCATTGTCAGAACCTCCAACATTAGCTGTATTTATTGAATTCATTCGTAACAGGGCTGATTTATTAGAAACGCTTGAGGAATCCAAGTCATTGTTTACTAAAGGCGAAGGTGTACATGtcaacaatattaaacaaagtaaACATTCTTCGGGTTCTAGTGAAACTTCTCGCAGTCCTTTATCATGTCCAATGTGTCAAAAAGATCACTTCATTTTTCAATGCGATAAATTCAAAAGCTTGCCTGTACAATCACGTATCAGTAAAGCTCAAACTTCCAATGTATGTTTAAATTGTCTTCGACCAggtcataatatttataaatgtaaattgGGTCACTGTAAGTATTGTCGTGAGAAGCACAATACATTGTTGCACTTTGATCGCGATACCGTTGTTCCTAACCAACCGACTAGTACTTTAGCGTCTATCAATCACCTTTCTACATCTCGAGTTGTCTTACTTTCCACAGCGCTGGTGAATGTGTCGGATGCTGAAGGCAACGTTCATACTGCACGAATCCTGCTGGATAACGGGAGTACGACTAACCTTATGTCACAGGAGTTGGCTCGTAAACTTAACATTTCCACCTATACAGTCGAGTCTAAG gATACATCGGTGGATCACGTGTGA
- the LOC124629845 gene encoding uncharacterized protein LOC124629845 isoform X6 — MSDIKSLIKKRASIKAKLTQFSSYLNISKSCEQLSEVQIVEVEYRLNTIENLYDKYDVLQADMEEMVDDPSEQYAEREEFEKQYYSLVAAARQLISNARKQASGNSIAEVDVSCSKHTHKHNSIRLPKIDLPKFSGSYHDWLEFRDTFISIIHDNDSIDNINKLHYLRASLKGSASLIIDNLDFRSDNYDAAWKLLCDRYDNKRLLVNNHVQSLFNVQSISKESSNSLRHIVDTTNKNLRALATLGQPVEYWDTLIIYIMTCKLDQVTNREWEEHRNSLSEPPTLAVFIEFIRNRADLLETLEESKSLFTKGEGVHVNNIKQSKHSSGSSETSRSPLSCPMCQKDHFIFQCDKFKSLPVQSRISKAQTSNVCLNCLRPGHNIYKCKLGHCKYCREKHNTLLHFDRDTVVPNQPTSTLASINHLSTSRVVLLSTALVNVSDAEGNVHTARILLDNGSTTNLMSQELARKLNISTYTVESKVQNAHVNNLQRFRRIECLKQHFWSRFSHEYILWLQQRTKWLRSSGELTEGTLVVIKDKSSPPLLWLLGRIVKVLPGRDGIARVADIRTRKGVIRRAFNTICPLPVATAVEDTSTGGVC, encoded by the exons ATGTCTGACATTAAAAGCCTTATTAAGAAACGTGCTTCAATTAAAGCAAAGCTCACGCAATTTTCTTCATACTTGAACATTTCCAAGTCATGTGAACAGTTGAGCGAAGTCCAGATTGTTGAGGTTGAGTATAGACTTAATACTATCGAAAATCTATATGATAAATACGACGTGTTACAGGCCGACATGGAAGAGATGGTGGACGACCCTAGCGAGCAATATGCGGAGCGTGAGGAGTTCGAAAAGCAGTACTACAGCTTGGTGGCTGCAGCACGTCAGCTGATCAGCAATGCTCGCAAGCAAGCTTCAGGGAACTCCATAGCCGAGGTTGATGTTTCTTGTTCTaagcacacacacaaacataattcTATTCGTTTGCCTAAAATTGACCTTCCTAAGTTTTCCGGCAGCTATCATGATTGGTTAGAGTTTAGAGACACTTTCATTTCTATAATACACGATAACGACAGCAtagataacataaataaattacattatcttCGTGCGTCCTTAAAGGGTAGTGCTTCCTTGATTATTGACAATCTTGACTTTAGATCAGATAACTACGACGCTGCCTGGAAGTTGCTCTGTGATAGATATGATAATAAAAGGTTATTAGTTAATAACCACGTTCAATCACTTTTTAATGTGCAGTCCATCAGCAAGGAATCAAGTAACTCATTAAGACATATTGTTGAcaccacaaataaaaatttaagagCGTTAGCTACACTGGGTCAACCTGTTGAGTACTGGGACACACTGATCATTTATATAATGACATGTAAACTTGACCAGGTGACAAACCGAGAGTGGGAGGAGCATAGGAATTCATTGTCAGAACCTCCAACATTAGCTGTATTTATTGAATTCATTCGTAACAGGGCTGATTTATTAGAAACGCTTGAGGAATCCAAGTCATTGTTTACTAAAGGCGAAGGTGTACATGtcaacaatattaaacaaagtaaACATTCTTCGGGTTCTAGTGAAACTTCTCGCAGTCCTTTATCATGTCCAATGTGTCAAAAAGATCACTTCATTTTTCAATGCGATAAATTCAAAAGCTTGCCTGTACAATCACGTATCAGTAAAGCTCAAACTTCCAATGTATGTTTAAATTGTCTTCGACCAggtcataatatttataaatgtaaattgGGTCACTGTAAGTATTGTCGTGAGAAGCACAATACATTGTTGCACTTTGATCGCGATACCGTTGTTCCTAACCAACCGACTAGTACTTTAGCGTCTATCAATCACCTTTCTACATCTCGAGTTGTCTTACTTTCCACAGCGCTGGTGAATGTGTCGGATGCTGAAGGCAACGTTCATACTGCACGAATCCTGCTGGATAACGGGAGTACGACTAACCTTATGTCACAGGAGTTGGCTCGTAAACTTAACATTTCCACCTATACAGTCGAGTCTAAG GTCCAGAACGCTCACGTGAACAACTTGCAGCGGTTCCGTCGCATCGAATGTTTAAAGCAACATTTCTGGTCACGCTTCTCACATGAGTACATTTTGTGGCTCCAACAACGAACCAAATGGCTCCGATCGTCAGGGGAACTTACAGAAGGAACCCTTGTCGTCATTAAGGATAAAAGCTCACCTCCTCTGTTATGGCTTTTAGGACGGATCGTTAAGGTGCTTCCTGGTAGAGACGGCATTGCACGAGTCGCCGACATCCGCACACGTAAGGGTGTCATTCGGCGAGCGTTCAACACTATTTGCCCGTTACCCGTCGCCACTGCTGTTGAAGACACTTCAACGGGGGGAGTATGTTGA
- the LOC124629845 gene encoding uncharacterized protein LOC124629845 isoform X7, whose protein sequence is MSDIKSLIKKRASIKAKLTQFSSYLNISKSCEQLSEVQIVEVEYRLNTIENLYDKYDVLQADMEEMVDDPSEQYAEREEFEKQYYSLVAAARQLISNARKQASGNSIAEVDVSCSKHTHKHNSIRLPKIDLPKFSGSYHDWLEFRDTFISIIHDNDSIDNINKLHYLRASLKGSASLIIDNLDFRSDNYDAAWKLLCDRYDNKRLLVNNHVQSLFNVQSISKESSNSLRHIVDTTNKNLRALATLGQPVEYWDTLIIYIMTCKLDQVTNREWEEHRNSLSEPPTLAVFIEFIRNRADLLETLEESKSLFTKGEGVHVNNIKQSKHSSGSSETSRSPLSCPMCQKDHFIFQCDKFKSLPVQSRISKAQTSNVCLNCLRPGHNIYKCKLGHCKYCREKHNTLLHFDRDTVVPNQPTSTLASINHLSTSRVVLLSTALVNVSDAEGNVHTARILLDNGSTTNLMSQELARKLNISTYTVESKDGSLRCFLVETALHESPTSAHVRVSFGERSTLFARYPSPLLLKTLQRGEYVESSHSLQPRPRQVGATVTSWCNGSPRMRRVQRSNLAYAHRPRPRVLTTLILICLIVLYCYI, encoded by the exons ATGTCTGACATTAAAAGCCTTATTAAGAAACGTGCTTCAATTAAAGCAAAGCTCACGCAATTTTCTTCATACTTGAACATTTCCAAGTCATGTGAACAGTTGAGCGAAGTCCAGATTGTTGAGGTTGAGTATAGACTTAATACTATCGAAAATCTATATGATAAATACGACGTGTTACAGGCCGACATGGAAGAGATGGTGGACGACCCTAGCGAGCAATATGCGGAGCGTGAGGAGTTCGAAAAGCAGTACTACAGCTTGGTGGCTGCAGCACGTCAGCTGATCAGCAATGCTCGCAAGCAAGCTTCAGGGAACTCCATAGCCGAGGTTGATGTTTCTTGTTCTaagcacacacacaaacataattcTATTCGTTTGCCTAAAATTGACCTTCCTAAGTTTTCCGGCAGCTATCATGATTGGTTAGAGTTTAGAGACACTTTCATTTCTATAATACACGATAACGACAGCAtagataacataaataaattacattatcttCGTGCGTCCTTAAAGGGTAGTGCTTCCTTGATTATTGACAATCTTGACTTTAGATCAGATAACTACGACGCTGCCTGGAAGTTGCTCTGTGATAGATATGATAATAAAAGGTTATTAGTTAATAACCACGTTCAATCACTTTTTAATGTGCAGTCCATCAGCAAGGAATCAAGTAACTCATTAAGACATATTGTTGAcaccacaaataaaaatttaagagCGTTAGCTACACTGGGTCAACCTGTTGAGTACTGGGACACACTGATCATTTATATAATGACATGTAAACTTGACCAGGTGACAAACCGAGAGTGGGAGGAGCATAGGAATTCATTGTCAGAACCTCCAACATTAGCTGTATTTATTGAATTCATTCGTAACAGGGCTGATTTATTAGAAACGCTTGAGGAATCCAAGTCATTGTTTACTAAAGGCGAAGGTGTACATGtcaacaatattaaacaaagtaaACATTCTTCGGGTTCTAGTGAAACTTCTCGCAGTCCTTTATCATGTCCAATGTGTCAAAAAGATCACTTCATTTTTCAATGCGATAAATTCAAAAGCTTGCCTGTACAATCACGTATCAGTAAAGCTCAAACTTCCAATGTATGTTTAAATTGTCTTCGACCAggtcataatatttataaatgtaaattgGGTCACTGTAAGTATTGTCGTGAGAAGCACAATACATTGTTGCACTTTGATCGCGATACCGTTGTTCCTAACCAACCGACTAGTACTTTAGCGTCTATCAATCACCTTTCTACATCTCGAGTTGTCTTACTTTCCACAGCGCTGGTGAATGTGTCGGATGCTGAAGGCAACGTTCATACTGCACGAATCCTGCTGGATAACGGGAGTACGACTAACCTTATGTCACAGGAGTTGGCTCGTAAACTTAACATTTCCACCTATACAGTCGAGTCTAAG GACGGATCGTTAAGGTGCTTCCTGGTAGAGACGGCATTGCACGAGTCGCCGACATCCGCACACGTAAGGGTGTCATTCGGCGAGCGTTCAACACTATTTGCCCGTTACCCGTCGCCACTGCTGTTGAAGACACTTCAACGGGGGGAGTATGTTGAGTCGTCCCACTCGCTTCAACCGCGTCCACGACAAGTGGGGGCGACTGTGACGTCGTGGTGCAACGGCTCGCCGCGTATGCGCCGAGTCCAGAGGTCAAATCTTGCTTATGCGCACCGGCCGCGCCCACGCGTTCTTACTACTTTAATTCTTATTTGCTTAATTGtactatattgttatatttaa
- the LOC124629845 gene encoding uncharacterized protein LOC124629845 isoform X4 — MSDIKSLIKKRASIKAKLTQFSSYLNISKSCEQLSEVQIVEVEYRLNTIENLYDKYDVLQADMEEMVDDPSEQYAEREEFEKQYYSLVAAARQLISNARKQASGNSIAEVDVSCSKHTHKHNSIRLPKIDLPKFSGSYHDWLEFRDTFISIIHDNDSIDNINKLHYLRASLKGSASLIIDNLDFRSDNYDAAWKLLCDRYDNKRLLVNNHVQSLFNVQSISKESSNSLRHIVDTTNKNLRALATLGQPVEYWDTLIIYIMTCKLDQVTNREWEEHRNSLSEPPTLAVFIEFIRNRADLLETLEESKSLFTKGEGVHVNNIKQSKHSSGSSETSRSPLSCPMCQKDHFIFQCDKFKSLPVQSRISKAQTSNVCLNCLRPGHNIYKCKLGHCKYCREKHNTLLHFDRDTVVPNQPTSTLASINHLSTSRVVLLSTALVNVSDAEGNVHTARILLDNGSTTNLMSQELARKLNISTYTVESKVTGINDQSSYCTQGCSISLKSVNSEYDIDIDCYVVSKISSCVPNTYIDVHNINVPTNIVLADPQFYVPSSIDILVGAEVFWNVLGTSRIDLGKSMPTLFESKLGWLLSGVIKQSNSSSHLCLLADTLQADLNCFSKPDSVSAKHTLTREERSCEELSLKSTYRDADGRFVISIPLKESPDILGDSYNMAKRRLALPYTLGLNWRCSSDTFSFSMSNATSSNIATKRKILSVIAQIFDSIGLVVPCIVEAKIIMQQLWLVKCSWDEPVPEHIQHPWDSFQNSLPFLNDFRIHRWITCESSSSVQLHVFTDASERAYGACLHVRSVSLSGRIVKVLPGRDGIARVADIRTRKGVIRRAFNTICPLPVATAVEDTSTGGVC, encoded by the exons ATGTCTGACATTAAAAGCCTTATTAAGAAACGTGCTTCAATTAAAGCAAAGCTCACGCAATTTTCTTCATACTTGAACATTTCCAAGTCATGTGAACAGTTGAGCGAAGTCCAGATTGTTGAGGTTGAGTATAGACTTAATACTATCGAAAATCTATATGATAAATACGACGTGTTACAGGCCGACATGGAAGAGATGGTGGACGACCCTAGCGAGCAATATGCGGAGCGTGAGGAGTTCGAAAAGCAGTACTACAGCTTGGTGGCTGCAGCACGTCAGCTGATCAGCAATGCTCGCAAGCAAGCTTCAGGGAACTCCATAGCCGAGGTTGATGTTTCTTGTTCTaagcacacacacaaacataattcTATTCGTTTGCCTAAAATTGACCTTCCTAAGTTTTCCGGCAGCTATCATGATTGGTTAGAGTTTAGAGACACTTTCATTTCTATAATACACGATAACGACAGCAtagataacataaataaattacattatcttCGTGCGTCCTTAAAGGGTAGTGCTTCCTTGATTATTGACAATCTTGACTTTAGATCAGATAACTACGACGCTGCCTGGAAGTTGCTCTGTGATAGATATGATAATAAAAGGTTATTAGTTAATAACCACGTTCAATCACTTTTTAATGTGCAGTCCATCAGCAAGGAATCAAGTAACTCATTAAGACATATTGTTGAcaccacaaataaaaatttaagagCGTTAGCTACACTGGGTCAACCTGTTGAGTACTGGGACACACTGATCATTTATATAATGACATGTAAACTTGACCAGGTGACAAACCGAGAGTGGGAGGAGCATAGGAATTCATTGTCAGAACCTCCAACATTAGCTGTATTTATTGAATTCATTCGTAACAGGGCTGATTTATTAGAAACGCTTGAGGAATCCAAGTCATTGTTTACTAAAGGCGAAGGTGTACATGtcaacaatattaaacaaagtaaACATTCTTCGGGTTCTAGTGAAACTTCTCGCAGTCCTTTATCATGTCCAATGTGTCAAAAAGATCACTTCATTTTTCAATGCGATAAATTCAAAAGCTTGCCTGTACAATCACGTATCAGTAAAGCTCAAACTTCCAATGTATGTTTAAATTGTCTTCGACCAggtcataatatttataaatgtaaattgGGTCACTGTAAGTATTGTCGTGAGAAGCACAATACATTGTTGCACTTTGATCGCGATACCGTTGTTCCTAACCAACCGACTAGTACTTTAGCGTCTATCAATCACCTTTCTACATCTCGAGTTGTCTTACTTTCCACAGCGCTGGTGAATGTGTCGGATGCTGAAGGCAACGTTCATACTGCACGAATCCTGCTGGATAACGGGAGTACGACTAACCTTATGTCACAGGAGTTGGCTCGTAAACTTAACATTTCCACCTATACAGTCGAGTCTAAGGTAACAGGCATTAATGATCAATCCTCTTATTGTACACAAGGTTGTTCGATTTCATTAAAGTCAGTCAATAGTGAATATGACATCGATATTGATTGCTATGTCGTGTCCAAAATTTCATCGTGTGTACCAAATACATATATTGATGTGCACAATATAAATGTACCTACCAATATAGTCCTGGCTGACCCTCAGTTTTACGTTCCATCTTCTATAGATATTCTTGTAGGTGCTGAAGTCTTTTGGAACGTTTTAGGTACTAGCCGTATAGACTTAGGTAAATCCATGCCTACTTTATTTGAGTCCAAATTGGGATGGCTGTTATCAGGAGTCATCAAGCAATCAAATTCTTCTTCCCATTTATGTTTGCTGGCTGATACTTTGCAGGCAGACTTAAATTGTTTTTCTAAGCCAGACTCAGTTTCAGCAAAACATACACTCACGCGCGAAGAGCGTTCTTGTGAGGAATTATCTTTGAAGTCCACTTACCGTGATGCGGATGGACGCTTCGTAATTAGCATACCACTTAAGGAATCTCCTGACATACTAGGTGATTCCTATAACATGGCTAAGCGCCGCTTAGCATTACCCTACACATTAGGGCTGAACTGGAGGTGCTCATCAGATACATTTTCTTTCTCCATGTCAAATGCAACTTCCAGTAACATTGCCACAAAACGTAAGATTTTGTCTGTCATTGCTCAGATCTTTGATTCTATTGGCTTGGTCGTTCCTTGCATTGTGGAAGCCAAGATAATCATGCAGCAACTGTGGCTGGTAAAGTGTTCCTGGGATGAGCCTGTTCCCGAACATATTCAGCATCCATGGGACAGCTTTCAAAATAGCTTaccttttttaaatgattttaggATACATCGGTGGATCACGTGTGAATCATCATCTTCTGTGCAGTTGCATGTGTTCACCGACGCATCTGAAAGGGCGTATGGTGCTTGTTTGCATGTCCGCAGCGTATCGCTTAGTG GACGGATCGTTAAGGTGCTTCCTGGTAGAGACGGCATTGCACGAGTCGCCGACATCCGCACACGTAAGGGTGTCATTCGGCGAGCGTTCAACACTATTTGCCCGTTACCCGTCGCCACTGCTGTTGAAGACACTTCAACGGGGGGAGTATGTTGA
- the LOC124629845 gene encoding uncharacterized protein LOC124629845 isoform X10: MSDIKSLIKKRASIKAKLTQFSSYLNISKSCEQLSEVQIVEVEYRLNTIENLYDKYDVLQADMEEMVDDPSEQYAEREEFEKQYYSLVAAARQLISNARKQASGNSIAEVQNAHVNNLQRFRRIECLKQHFWSRFSHEYILWLQQRTKWLRSSGELTEGTLVVIKDKSSPPLLWLLGRIVKVLPGRDGIARVADIRTRKGVIRRAFNTICPLPVATAVEDTSTGGVC; this comes from the exons ATGTCTGACATTAAAAGCCTTATTAAGAAACGTGCTTCAATTAAAGCAAAGCTCACGCAATTTTCTTCATACTTGAACATTTCCAAGTCATGTGAACAGTTGAGCGAAGTCCAGATTGTTGAGGTTGAGTATAGACTTAATACTATCGAAAATCTATATGATAAATACGACGTGTTACAGGCCGACATGGAAGAGATGGTGGACGACCCTAGCGAGCAATATGCGGAGCGTGAGGAGTTCGAAAAGCAGTACTACAGCTTGGTGGCTGCAGCACGTCAGCTGATCAGCAATGCTCGCAAGCAAGCTTCAGGGAACTCCATAGCCGAG GTCCAGAACGCTCACGTGAACAACTTGCAGCGGTTCCGTCGCATCGAATGTTTAAAGCAACATTTCTGGTCACGCTTCTCACATGAGTACATTTTGTGGCTCCAACAACGAACCAAATGGCTCCGATCGTCAGGGGAACTTACAGAAGGAACCCTTGTCGTCATTAAGGATAAAAGCTCACCTCCTCTGTTATGGCTTTTAGGACGGATCGTTAAGGTGCTTCCTGGTAGAGACGGCATTGCACGAGTCGCCGACATCCGCACACGTAAGGGTGTCATTCGGCGAGCGTTCAACACTATTTGCCCGTTACCCGTCGCCACTGCTGTTGAAGACACTTCAACGGGGGGAGTATGTTGA